The Ziziphus jujuba cultivar Dongzao chromosome 1, ASM3175591v1 genome segment TAGAAAGTATACTTTACCATCCCACCTTATATTGGCTTCAAATTGTACTGTACATAACAGTTTCATCAATTGTAGCAatagttgatatatatatatatatattacttaggGAGGAGAATTGCATCATTTTCATACCACACACCATTAACTCAATTAGTATCACCTTACCTTTCAGCACTAACAAGCTAGAAAACAAAGTACCTTTTCATTTGCATCAATTTATTTCCAAACAATAAATTACCCCTTCACCACAATTAACTTAATTTGTTAGTAATTCTGTATGCTGGGGCAAAACCATTCAAAAGTTATATGTTAGGCCATGTTAACCAAAGATACCACTATGCTAGGCCATTTTCTATTCTAAtcacaaagaaataaaagacaTCCATTATAAGAAGTAAACAAAGGGATTCCCTAGAAGCATGTACGAATAggagaatttttttataatttcaagcATTTGATACAATAAGTGAAAGTAAATATATCCTAGGAAGATGGATCAATACTAACCCGATAGGGGCAACCTCAAGAAAAACGAATCTTAGTCTATCACGCGCCTCAAAGAGCTCAACAAAGCCAACGTAAAGCCATACTATGGCACTTGTTGGTCGAATAGCACAAGCAAATGCTGCTATAGTCACACCCAACCTCCTTGACAAGAAGCGAGGTTTGCCAGAAGCTGGTCTCATGCAGGGCCAGTAGTAAAGGCTCACAAGGGTAAGAACAGTCTCCAAAGTATTTGAAAATGTACGAGTGAAACAGAAAAACATGAACCAATTTGTCAACTGAGAAAAGAGCTGTAAAGCAGTTAAGTACTCTTCTCTACAAAAATGTCATGTAGTCCACAATAACAATATTCAGTAAGAGTAACTTAACACAAGAATACCATTTGAACATGTATTTGGACTAAGttacaattttttaaagttGTAGAGAACACCTCATGCAGAAGGATACAGACCATTTCGCAACATAATTGTCAAAAAGGAGATCAGATAGTTTGTACAAATACAAGTCGCCAACTGCAGAAAATATGGACTGCAACAGCCGTGGGGCCTTTATCTACAATACCAGAGATGGAGGAaataattttacttaaaaatatgagaaatcAGCAATAGATCCTAAAATAACATAAACATGCTTaatcacactttttttttttcttttttttttctagatttaCCAGATAACAATTCATTAAAGGTCATTACGAATATtagaaccaacaaaaaaaaaaccaagatcATTCTTTCTgcctattaataattataattgaaggaaaattttctagaacgataaattattttctaaaaatttacatttatataatcTATCAACTTACTGAATGAACAACTTTTCAATGAAGTAGGTTTTATGCCATCAATCTAATCAAAATTtagcatatatatgtacacacacacacacacacacacacacacatgtatatattatttatgcgAACAATAGAACCAAACTCGGTGAGAATTTCAAATGTAACAAATACAGCacagttaattttaaataataatagtaataatttggGCCAATATGATAACTCCTTAGTTGCTTTGAATGGATGGTTTCcaaatgctatatatatatatatatataacgataTAAATAACTACAGTGCAACAGCATTGATCATGGCGTAACATGATATGCAAATAGTCAGTAATTGTAGGTAAAATACATAACAAGAAACCCAAAGCTTAACCTAAACAAGAATTTATATTTTCGTTTTgtcccaaaaattaaaaaaaaataaaaataaaaattgaacgtTGTTAAATGACATTTATGATAGCCATTTGTAgtggcaaaaatataaaaataaaataaaaacacttatCAAAATGAGTCTCATTTAACAAACACTTTGAAATGGttgtgtaattttattttttattaagctTGTAGCCacatttccccccccccccccccccccccccttttttactattattttttttttatcagtttaGCCTATACTATTCTTTGGGGCTAAAGCTAAaaactttcaacaaaaacacttaaaaacagaaaatcaaaaatgtaaaaacatTATCAAACCAGCACTAGCAAAACTATATGAGAGAAATAGCAATTACCATGAACCATGGTGTATCAAGACCAAGCAAAGCTAGAACTTTGTAAAGCAAAGCAAAGAGCAATGGATGCAAGTAGCTCCGAATCCCTTTTTTCCATTCCCAAGTCAAATGACCATACCtaataaaccaaaaaaccacaacaacaataacattcaaaacaacaaataatacaatttttaaaaaaaaaaaaaaaaaaaaaagtaaaacgaaGATAGTGAAATTAGAAAGTACCCAAAAACGATGCGGTGAGCGACTTCGAGGGCTTGCCAGTGCTCGTCTGGGTTGAAATAGGTCTGCACCACCAGAGCATTTGCGATTCGGAACGCCAAACAGAGTACGAAGATGGCTCTTGGTGACACTTGCGGATCGGAATTAGGAGCCCTGTCGGGTCGGTTTGAGctcaatgatgatgatgatgatggtggagAAACCTCGGCTCTGTGTCTCTGCCTCATTGTGCCTGCTAGCTCTCAGTTTGGCGAATGCCTATTCCATGTCTTTCGCCGAGAGtcattttcaaatggtttcaattttttcaattttcctcTCGTCCAATCACACTtcgagaaaattacaaaatattcctcccaacctttttttcttttttttaatcggAACTTTccatcatatttttgtttttcttggtaaAGGACTTGCCGTCACAATGCATAcatgaaaatagttttttttttttattttttttatttacctttttcgcattagtaaaattgttttttaaatgaaaaaaataaaaatactattgTAGAGTTGAAATGTAGTCTAATAATTACAACACTTTGTTTTCATCTTATAAATTttctgaaatatatatttttcctattCCTATATAAATGTCAAATGATTTGAATCAatcaaaattcagaaaaaagaaaaaaaaatctaaataaaacaaaaggaaggtttgaaaaaaatattttgattttatttttccttttttattattattatttttattttttttgtatgttgcATTGTCTCTTAAGTACATGTTATAACTTaaatatcaaaaaacaaaaagcaaaaggtCTTTGATCCTTCTcagactttatttatttatttgtttatttcggtaataactttaaatttttttggtgagTTAAATAGTAAatacatgataattttttttttttttttacccagttaaattattttatcgCTCCTGGCCATGTTGGATTTGATCCATTTCACAATATAAATGATTTAAGTTGAGAAAAACATTTGCTGtctaaaattataatagaaAAGAATAAATCATATAACCAAATTCCAACAAAAAATTAGCATaggcaatttgattttttttttttttttggggtaaatataGGCAATTTGATTTGATTGGGTAAAGATTTAAATTCTAAGCTTAATGTCAGGCTGTGCAAAGTTTGTAAGCAAGGCTGACTTAATGAAAAAGGTGCTAAATGCCATATGGGAAGATTAAGAGAGTTAAGCCGTGACATTAAGCTTACGTTTTCATGATTCATCATATTCCTCAAAAACATGTTTGTTTGTACAAGTATTTTTCTGTTACCAGCAACCGAACCCATTCCATATTCTTATCTATCTCACTttggttggaaaaaaaagaaatgtatcAAACTTGCTTTTCTTTATGGTGTTGACACTTCAATAAACTTGCTATTTGGCAATGATTGTAAGAAAGCATAGGACTCAAGAATAGCCCATTGCTAAATCCACTATTTGCTCGAACAATGACTTCAAATTTGAATCCTTATACCTCCAATattgggaaagaagaaaaacacaaaaagtaaaaatgttaataatttattgttattcatCCAGTAAATCCGAAAATCAAAATCAGAAAAAGGGAAGATTGTTTAAATACTAACTCTTGTtcttccaccaaaaaaaaaaaaaaaaaagacagtcaGACACAAAAACAGCTGCCAAGAAATGGAATGGAACTGGGGAATAAGAATGTGTCAGGAAGAAATGTGCATTGTTGTCCATTATCCAATCAAATAATTACAATGAAATTCTGAAGTTTACATTCCAATGCTATCTTCTGACCAAATATGCAGACATTTTGTCtcatcattttttaataaacataaaaagcaTCTGTTTGACATACTATGAACATGTATATTGTATGCTATGCATCTAACTGACGCTAGAGCGTTTCAAGGAGAACAATAAATTGGATTGAATTATGCCACATGGTAAAAATAACTTCATAATGAAACATAAAGGCTATAGTTGCACACCAGGTAGACCGGTCCATAGAAGAATCCTCCTTGGTCGATCCAGAAACCTGGCTTGCCATGCAGGTTCATCGTTTTCATAAATGAAACCACTCTTCATGTACAAATTCTTTGCTGGCTCATTGTCAATAGCTACATGCACATATAGATCACTTATACCTGAAAATATTCCACAAAACCCAGTTCAAGGATCAAAAAGCTGATCCTATTTCAATAATTGAAGTTGAAAGCCATGCAACCAATGGGAGGCAAAaacaaaattgagattttaatgtGAGAAACGAAGGAAACACAAGAAAACTTATGAGACAACTTTAGATTTCAAGTTCAGGCATGTGTGTGCGCATGTGagcgtgcgtgtgtgtgtgtgtgtgagagagagagagagagagagagagagagagagagagagagagagcattgTAACAGTCCTcttccaagaaaagaaaattaggcAGCATAGCCGCTGACTCGCTGTCAAAGCCcaagataaagaaagataaagaaagGTATCCAGATAGTGCACCTTCCTCTGGAGAAGGAATTCACTAAGCCTTTGTCAGATTGGTCAATTCCAAGCAATAGATCTTACAAATTCTGATTTAAATTTTACATCTCCCCAAGAAACAAATTGGTCACATGTGTTTCTATTATTGTAGGATACATATTAGCATATGAGAATGATAGAATGAGACAGTAATTGTCAAAGCAATAATCAGACCCCATTTTCACATCTCCAtatcaaaagataaaataatattgaatgtTATCAGACAACATAGAACAACCAGTTTTTCTGTTTTCATGAAAATAGATTGGAGATTTCCTCAACAGTCCTTGAAACTTTATGGCCACGTTAAGcaattatttttcaacaaaGCCACGTCTCTCCTTTTCATAGCAATTACTAACATTAaaccaattatttttaattttcatactttCTTCCACCTTCTTTATTGTTCCCTTTTCGTTACTACTTTGTTTTCCGGGTGTTTTATTTactagaaagaaagaaagaaaagagacagaaaggggaaaaaaacacataataaatgATAACTTACAAATGTAGCAGAGATGAATTTCTTACCCCATTCTTGAGCAACTGACTTTGACTTTGCAATAAGTGCATAACCCAACCCATTTCTTTGTAGTTCTGCAGCAACACATACATTGCTCAGGTATGCCCGAGCAAAATCAGCTCCAATTCCCTGTTGAAATAAACTCCAAAGATGACTCAACTACACAAATGTAAAGGTACAACTGCCAAGTAAAATTATGTTTAAAGGTAGACAAGAAGAGTGATTATAAAGCATACAGAACCAGCACCTGCACCTGCACCTTTTACCTTATACCAATACATATTAGAGTTTATTATTTAGATGGATAACTGAAGCAGAAATTGATGTTTCATGTTCataaagaaattcatgcatTGAAGTTCCACTGCAGTGTATCTCACAATTAAATTTGATTTCTCCAGTGAGATTAAGAGAGAATCGTATTTTATCGATCTTAGAGTAATTTGGCACGCCAGATATAATATATCCATGATCCATCATCTAAAAAGAAAACAGCAGCATATACTGTATACCAGAGAACTAAAAAGGATATTATAAATGTAGTTTATGGGGGAAAACAATGAAATTTACAAATGAAAAGTCCATATTCAGCCGTCATCCTTTTTAGGAAGTTTTCAGATCTGATAAccattaaataaattgaaaatagccACAGCCAGTAGTGTACACCAACCAGCAGCTTGAAGAAATTATTCCTTCAGTTCTGTCATAACTTGGTAGAAAGTTCGTTGCATATCCACATTCTAATGTTTTTCATTTGAAACATTCTCCAGTTGAAAAGTCAAGACCTCAAATTAATGAGGAAAGAATGTAAAATACTCTTGCTGGTGGTTCCCAGCCACATTTTAactataaatttgtttttaaggGTATGGGTTTATGAGTTTGGTTTGTCCTTTACCAATAGGCTAGCCATACCTTAAACGAAAACTAATCCATCTAAATATAATTGAGATTAGTCTGGAAAGCTCCTTCGTATCACTTATCATGTGTAAAAATTTCGACCAACAACATAGGGCATACAGAAGGGTGGGAATTAGGCTTGACTTGAAAAATCACTCCTGCCACCCTCTGGGCAATGACATTAAACACACTCAATGGGAAACTAACTGTCCAAGTACATACCAAGTATACTGGGCTATATACTAATGAAAAACCAACTGGAACAAAACATAAGATATGTAAGACTTGTACAGCTATTTGCTAGAGCAAAACCTGCTTCACCCCTCAAATTATCCAACTGTTACACTCCATTTATAAGCATAAACCATTTTGTTCCCAAAAGTTCCATGATAACTGACTAGCATCTCATTAAGAACCTTGCAATTTCAGCTTACTACAGTATGTGCCAATTGCCCCACTGGATATAGTAACGGgaagaatagatatatataatagttgtaGATAAATGAGTATGTATAAAAGCAAAACAAAGAAACTTAACTACAAAACTTGtcctgaaaaagaaaattttaacaaCCAATGCAACAGATATTCAAATTGGTTTACATTCACAAAAAAGTGGGTAGGGAGATAAGGTGTAggtattgatatatataattgtttaataaataatcagaaagaaaagaatacaaaaaaaaaaaaaaaaaatcgaatctTTTTCAATATTCACAATAACTAAAGCACACACCTGCATTCTCCATGACAGACTATGATCAATATCATCAATTCATGATTAGCAACAACCTTAAATTTCTCTCTTTCCATGTTTTTGTTCTTTACTTTCccaattaatttgtaataagGAAAAATAACTATAATTTTCAAACAGAATTCATCATGTAAAGTATCATGTCCATTAATCTAGAACCATGCAGGCATATTTAGCCAGGCCATTCAATCTCAATTGCCAGAATAATACATACATGATACTGGACAACTAGCCCTCAAAGCTTAAGTTTCAatgttgaaaataaataatgaaaaaaaaggcCTAATCATAGTATGAAAATGTTAAAACAATCTATAAATACAGCCTAAGTTTCTAAGTTCAGattctgatttttctttttttactttttttttttttgagcaaaTGTTTCTGATTTGTTATTTCCTTCAAATGAAATATAGCAAAACATAAAAATGTGACCTTTAGAGAAGAACCATATAGGCATCAACGAGATTCAAACAATCTATATTATCATACAATCTGAGACTGATACCTCAGGTTTCCTTCCTGTTATCTCGTCTGGAAGTCTCAAACATTGGTTAAGGTCAAGGGTCCCAACTACTACTCGATCCTCTCCATTGCTTAAAAACTACAGAAGAATAAATGAAGAAGTTGGATAAATCTACAAGCAGAACAAGAAGTGAAATTATCTTATGAGAACATAGATGATAACTAAGAGTCTAAGAAAACTGAAAAAGCCATGATAAAGAAAACAAACCCAAGCATAAGAGCTTAGCTGTCTAATAGTATCCCTTTTCATGGAAGATGGTGCCTATGGATCTTTGTGAAATTCGTAGACAAAGGGTATTACTATGGCACTCCCTTTTAGAAATTTTTCTACCTTTTCATGATAACTaggtaaaaattattaaaacaatgCAAATGGAATGAAAGCGAAGGCATGAAGTTTTCTTTTCCCTATTGCCATTAAGTATCAaagcattgtttttttttttttttttttttttgggcaagaaCACTGAACTCAGAAGCTTGTTGCGTTGCTAAGCGAAATCACAAAAACTGAACTCACTATCACTCAACTAAAGCCAAATCAACCAAGCTTCAATCCATTTCAGGTTGAACTGTGACTCGGTATCCTCAATATACGGCTTAAGTGACAAGAAGGCAAAATAGCACATTCAAGTATTAAAGACCGGCTTGAACATTAAAGGTCCACCCACCAATAAGCCAAAGAAAATACTAAAAgtcgaattttttttatttttttttattttatattttatcataacAAACAAAGAAAGCTAACAAACCTTACATTCAGCAGATAATTCATCCGAAAGCTTTGATGTATGTGACAGTGGAACAGTGGCATTTATGCAAGAAACTCTTCTAAAGCCCGTCCTTTTACCTGCAACACGTTCTTTTAATGCTTCAAACTCACGCTCAGCCAAGTATCTTTTGTGATCCTAATAAAACTTGATGAGGAAAAATAATCATCAGTATAATATAAGTTTTTCTTCTACGAAAATTAAAGAATTCAAAAAATTCAACTAGAATGCAAAcacatattttacatatatgaaaATGCATTAGGAAGAAGAAAATGTTTTAACATGCCCAAAATTCAGAAGAACTTGGATATAACCTGAATTGTAATTATCCAACCAGCCATAACCtctaaaattaacatatatacaatCAGGGTATTACTGATAAAAATGACTCGTTTTCCAAGTAATCTGGATTCTTTCCACCAAATTTCTCCAACTTTTCTGAGTTTTATACTTGTAAAAGCACAAATCGACAAAACCCAGAAATCAATTCAAGGAGTTATTATTGATATCTCCGCACATTTATCCATATAATCCCTCGTTAGTAATTTTTTTCTCGAAAGCCAAACAACAAAAGGAAAAGTGAATATCGAATGAGAAACAAACATGAAAGTTAAAACCAAAAGACTAACTTGGACACCAAACGAGTTGGGCTGGAAGTGATAGAATGAGCGGACGCGGAGACAAGCGGCGGCCCAAAGCTGGTCGTCGGAGAAAGCCTCGTCGATGGTAACCAAAGACCGGTCGAATGTGGAAGGGAATGTGTGGCTATGAGTGCAGAGGTGGGAGGCGGTGATTGGAAGCCGGCAATGGCGAATGGGTCGCCGGAGAGAGCCGGCGAAGGAAGAGGATTGGGTGGCCATGGCGGTGCTGTAGAAGCTGCGATTTGGGGGAGGACGAGGCGAACAAGGAGGAGAAGACACCAACgccatttttcccttttttttttcttttttttttttaaattttaattggcTGCAATGCAATTTATCTCCACGTTCACTACCTCAGCTTTGCTTACATATCCGTTATATGCAAtactgttctctttttttttgtcgctttttatttttttattttttcaggcTCCAGCAaagagaatttttctttttttctttttcttttttttttttaatagaaagaaTCTATGATTTCCACTCccgaatatattttttatttttttaacttaagcattttatatataatacaaattaaaattcacctttttttttataaaaatttaaatttacctTTGACCAAATTTCTTCAACATACCAACTATTTTAATAAGAAATAGAAATAttgtccaaaaaaaagaaagaaacagaaaaagaagtaaaaagcaAACCATATATTTATTCGTTTCTTCCTTTTCAATTAAAAACCATTTCATGGtgtaaaaaaagtaaaataaaataaaataaaaccatctCACCtccatattcaaaatttatatattttcaaaacaaaatacagATAAAGCAGCATCTAGAAAGTAAACCTTTCACATTTATACTTATTGGATTGTGAGATCGAAATACAAGGAGAATTTTAGAGAATTGTTATAACTGTAACTTGGTCagggtatttttttttattttttatttttcatttcgttatattcaaaattgatatttttcccaaacaaaatacagaTAAAAGCAGCATTTAAAAGGTAAGTTTTTTATATCTCTACTTATTAAGTTGTAAGATCGAAATTCAAAGGGAATTGTATGGAACTATTACAACCATAACATgccagagttttttttttttttttttttttaaagaaacaattcacacaaaaaaaaataaaaatagaaagcaaCTATATAATTATTGGTTTCTGCCTTTTCAATTAAAAACCATTCCCACCgtcatattcaaaatttatatacttCTACAACatagtaaaaaggaaaaaaaaaaggcatcgaATAAATCTTTCAAAGTTTTTAGCTTTGAAACatcaaatcaaaaaaaaaaaaattacaagaaattattgtaaacaataaaaataataataataagggaaGTGGAGGGTCTCTTAGCATGGTGAATGGTTTTTTAACATGGTTAAATCTGTATGTCTCATTACTTGCCTAAAGTAAGATGCATATGTGCTTTCctattaatataatttcttattcaaaaaaagaatcttgggttatttgaaatttagaGCCTTCCAATTTGGAAAGGTTGTATTTGtgcctttcaaattttaaatattgcaatttaatttttcaattaatttaaagTTGTTGCATTCtaattcaattgttttttttgttattaaaatacaaattgttgacattagattttaaaacaacaaattgtattttaatattgatgCTGCTAGCCAACAAAAACCAGAAATTTTAATCAGACCAAAACACAATAATTGAAACTACCTAAATTGCCTGTAGGATGGAAAGTTTAGTTGCTATATAGAACAAGATTGAACTATATTTTAGATTAAGATTAGGCTATAATAAGATATAATTAGAATTAATTCAATCTTGAATTTGATATCAATCTgaacttatatgtatatatataattaataaaataaatataattttcatataatatatttgttttattaattgtgtaaaactatttaaattatatgtcttttatttaataatttttaaaaactttatcttattaaattattatactattaacattaattatcaaaattgtatatactacacagaaaaaaaaaatccatatataattgttatattgCGAAAAAACAACAATGCAAACATTTATACAAGGATGATGAAGAagcaaatataaacaaaaaaataaattgaaagaggagaaaaaataaatataaagcgaaaaaaagaaaaagaataatttagaggaaaaaaacaaagataagaaaaaagaaatgaaaaaaaaaatgaaagaaagaaggggaaaaaaaatctaaaactaaaactaaaaactgtaccaaaaaaataattaagataaaaaaataatataaaaggaaagaaatatagtaaaagaaaagaaaaacaacaaataaaaaatgaaattaaaaaaaaaataaggatttgacttttatttatttatttatttgcaaacTTGTAAACAAGACTAAATAATCCATGTCAAAAGCGGGTTACAATAGTTGAATAGATAAACCCAAAACATGAGTTAGCAATGCTGAACCCAATCTCAATCCCGGACCCATGTGCCAAACAAGCCCCAAAAGAACGACTTTCTCAACTAGAGGGTATTAAGGCTTTGTTTGATATTGATTCATGTAGTTTTGGAATCAATTATGAAAAATCTTTAATAGCTTAGGTGTTCGGTAAAAAGTAtaataggattaattatttaACAAGTATTACATAACAGCTTCTAGAATGAGATTTTAGGCTTTATTTTGTATTGATTCTGGtagttttaaaatcaattatgaAAGAATTTTAGACAACTTAGATATTTGATAAAAGTACAGTAAGATTGATTATATTGAGAAGTGTTGTATAGTAGCTTCTAGAATGAGGTCTTAAGCTTCATTTAGTATTGATTTTGATAGCACTAGAatcaattatgaaataatttttggCTATTTAGACGTTTGATAAAGTACAGGAGGACTACTTATTTAAGAAATGTTACATAACAGCTTCTAGAATTATGTCTGAAGATGATTTGAAAAATCTAATTCTAAAAGAATCAAATCTTAAGGGCATGTAAATTTAAATCTCTAAAatgtcattaattaattaatataatgccacattatatttattttcatcctATCAAACAATCATACTCAAATCAAAACcaaatctaatttgaattaactcttctaatatataataaataatatacatatatatatatatatatatatatgaacaaataatctttcaataataattttt includes the following:
- the LOC107419078 gene encoding GCN5-related N-acetyltransferase 7, chloroplastic isoform X1, which produces MALVSSPPCSPRPPPNRSFYSTAMATQSSSFAGSLRRPIRHCRLPITASHLCTHSHTFPSTFDRSLVTIDEAFSDDQLWAAACLRVRSFYHFQPNSFGVQDHKRYLAEREFEALKERVAGKRTGFRRVSCINATVPLSHTSKLSDELSAECKFLSNGEDRVVVGTLDLNQCLRLPDEITGRKPEGIGADFARAYLSNVCVAAELQRNGLGYALIAKSKSVAQEWGISDLYVHVAIDNEPAKNLYMKSGFIYENDEPAWQARFLDRPRRILLWTGLPGVQL
- the LOC107419078 gene encoding GCN5-related N-acetyltransferase 7, chloroplastic isoform X2; translated protein: MALVSSPPCSPRPPPNRSFYSTAMATQSSSFAGSLRRPIRHCRLPITASHLCTHSHTFPSTFDRSLVTIDEAFSDDQLWAAACLRVRSFYHFQPNSFGVQDHKRYLAEREFEALKERVAGKRTGFRRVSCINATVPLSHTSKLSDELSAECKGIGADFARAYLSNVCVAAELQRNGLGYALIAKSKSVAQEWGISDLYVHVAIDNEPAKNLYMKSGFIYENDEPAWQARFLDRPRRILLWTGLPGVQL